The sequence below is a genomic window from Mycobacterium spongiae.
CGACTGCGATCTGTTCGCCCGGGGTCGACGCACTGCATGCCGCTGAGCATCCCGAGCCAGGTGACTGGCTGTACTTCGTCACCATTGATTCCTCGGGTACGACGCTGTTCACCAGGGATTATCAACAGCATTTGGCGAACATCGAGCTGGCGAAGAACAATGGTGTCCTCGACTCCGCGCGATGAGCAGAGCCGCGCGGAGCGCGGTGAAAAGCAGAGCCGCGCGGAGCGCGGCGGTGAAGAGCGCAATCAGACCGGGCGCGCTAGTCGGGTGCCCCGAAAAGCCGGTGTTCTGGGCTCGCCGATCGCACACTCCCGGTCCCCGCAACTACACCTGGCCGCTTACCGTGCCCTGGGCTTGCCAGATTGGACCTACGAGCGCATCGAGTGCAGTGAGGCGCAGCTACCGAGCGTGGTCGGCGGGTTCGGCCCGGAATGGGTGGGCGTGTCGGTGACGATGCCGGGCAAGTTCGCCGCCCTGCGATTCGCCGACGAACGCACCGCGCGCGCGGAACTGGTCGGATCGGCCAATACCTTGGTGCGTACGCCGCGTGGCTGGCGGGCCGACAACACGGACATCGACGGCGTGACGGGGGCGCTGGGGCCACTACCCGCCTCTGGGCCGCAGCGCGCACTGGTGTGCGGGTCGGGGGGAACCGCCCCGGCGGCGGTGGCCGGGCTGGCCGAGCTCGGCGTCGCCGGCATCACCGTCGTGGCACGTAATCCGGACAAGGCGGCACGGTTGGTCGACCTGGGAATAGAACTCGACGTGGCGAGCCGGTTCTGCAGCCTCGATGACCCCAGTTTGGCCGATGAGGTCGCGGCCGCACAGGTGCTGATCAGCACGATTCCGGCGGCCGTCGCGGCCGGCTACGCCGAGACGTTTGCGGGGATCCCGGTGCTGTTGGACGCTATCTATGACCCGTGGCCTACGCCGCTCGCCGCCGCGGTGGCTGCCGCGGGTGGCCAGGTGATCAGCGGCCTCCAGA
It includes:
- a CDS encoding shikimate dehydrogenase; the encoded protein is MSSTPRDEQSRAERGEKQSRAERGGEERNQTGRASRVPRKAGVLGSPIAHSRSPQLHLAAYRALGLPDWTYERIECSEAQLPSVVGGFGPEWVGVSVTMPGKFAALRFADERTARAELVGSANTLVRTPRGWRADNTDIDGVTGALGPLPASGPQRALVCGSGGTAPAAVAGLAELGVAGITVVARNPDKAARLVDLGIELDVASRFCSLDDPSLADEVAAAQVLISTIPAAVAAGYAETFAGIPVLLDAIYDPWPTPLAAAVAAAGGQVISGLQMLLNQAFAQVEQFTGLPAPREEMTCAVRAAD